A single genomic interval of Carettochelys insculpta isolate YL-2023 chromosome 16, ASM3395843v1, whole genome shotgun sequence harbors:
- the ITPRIPL2 gene encoding inositol 1,4,5-trisphosphate receptor-interacting protein-like 2 isoform X5, producing MTVYTLNLRVFWPLVTCLCTALVCLYQTVRSRAAAPDSDDAPDSGSLPLLKGSALLLLLGFLLLRYCSPRSGAGWGRRRPCSTRGPEAPPRSAARRSLLETFYEQQLRLSPHVLGHSKAHVSRIVGELVRVAKAQGLQPGPLTLTLRGDFVQIGSAYEQHKVRSPDCFDILVPLRLPPRLELEPRCLGAEEPELRSAFTCALKAPPGPAWPRCYRPFSEGFCVELQGRRCLSSALVLRWFQGHLQRCLGAVRYRLQERCRIDLAACPGRQLTLHILPRSDYVCCHISMAVRLIPAIPLGDSLYLIALPPGAWRPPPGAWRAPPDAAYPLQALWGLNVSKQEQRLLSWLKEQTPANSCHLKCLQLLKGLRDLRGRGLEPPFGAQWSRVLSSYILKTALFSLLLRGPGHAWEEQFLAERLEDLVLYLRGCLQRRVLLHFFLGNANVPEAVVLPKLLKEAAPVNLLAAFDPATLDWAAFQLLNTWLQAPQIIRMYSSPRYLRKSPTL from the coding sequence ATGACCGTCTACACCCTCAACTTGCGCGTCTTCTGGCCGCTGGTGACTTGCCTGTGCACGGCCCTCGTGTGCCTCTACCAGACCGTGCGAAGCAGGGCAGCCGCCCCGGACTCGGACGACGCCCCGGACTCGGGCTCCCTCCCGCTGCTCAAGGGCTCCgcgctactgctgctgctgggcttcctgctgcttcGCTACTGTTCCCCCCGCAGCGGCGCCGGCTGGGGCCGCCGGCGGCCCTGCAGCACCCGCGGGCCGGAGGCGCCGCCCCGCAGCGCTGCCCGCCGTAGCCTGCTGGAGACTTTCTACGAGCAGCAGCTGCGCCTCTCCCCGCACGTGCTGGGCCACAGCAAAGCGCACGTGAGCCGCATCGTGGGCGAGCTGGTGCGGGTGGCCAAGGCGCAGGGGCTGCAGCCGGGGCCCCTGACCCTTACCCTGCGCGGGGATTTCGTGCAGATCGGCAGCGCCTACGAGCAGCACAAGGTCCGCAGCCCGGACTGCTTCGACATCCTGGTGCCGCTGCGGCTGCCGCCGCGCCTGGAGCTCGAGCCCCGCTGCCTGGGCGCCGAGGAGCCGGAGCTGCGCAGCGCCTTCACCTGCGCCCTGAAAGCCCCGCCCGGGCCCGCTTGGCCCAGGTGCTACCGGCCCTTCAGCGAGGGCTTCTGcgtggagctgcagggcaggcgcTGCCTGTCCTCGGCCCTGGTGCTGCGCTGGTTCCAGGGCCACTTGCAGCGCTGCCTGGGCGCCGTGCGCTACCGGCTGCAGGAGCGCTGCCGCATCGACCTGGCCGCCTGCCCGGGCCGCCAGCTCACCCTGCACATCCTGCCCCGCTCGGACTACGTCTGCTGCCACATCTCCATGGCCGTGCGCCTCATCCCCGCCATCCCCCTGGGGGACTCGCTCTATCTCATCGCCCTCCCGCCCGGCGCCTGGCGACCGCCGCCCGGCGCCTGGCGAGCGCCACCCGACgccgcctaccccctgcaggccctcTGGGGCCTCAACgtctccaagcaggagcagcggcTGCTGAGCTGGCTCAAGGAGCAGACCCCGGCCAACTCCTGCCACCtcaagtgcctgcagctgctcaaGGGGCTGCGGGACCTGCGCGGCCGGGGCTTGGAGCCGCCCTTCGGCGCCCAGTGGAGCCGTGTCCTCTCCTCCTACATCCTGAAGACGGCGctcttctccctgctgctgcGCGGGCCGGGCCACGCCTGGGAGGAGCAGTTCCTGGCGGAGCGGCTGGAGGACCTGGTGCTGTACCTCCGGGGCTGCCTGCAGAGGCGGGTGCTGCTGCATTTCTTCCTGGGCAACGCCAACGTGCCCGAGGCCGTGGTGCTGCCGAAGCTGCTGAAGGAAGCGGCCCCCGTCAACCTGCTGGCTGCCTTTGACCCCGCGACTCTAGACTGGGCCGCCTTCCAGCTGCTGAACACCTGGCTCCAGGCGCCGCAGATCATCCGCATGTACAGTAGCCCCCGGTACTTGAGGAAGAGCCCCACCTTGT
- the ITPRIPL2 gene encoding inositol 1,4,5-trisphosphate receptor-interacting protein-like 2 isoform X3, whose amino-acid sequence MTVYTLNLRVFWPLVTCLCTALVCLYQTVRSRAAAPDSDDAPDSGSLPLLKGSALLLLLGFLLLRYCSPRSGAGWGRRRPCSTRGPEAPPRSAARRSLLETFYEQQLRLSPHVLGHSKAHVSRIVGELVRVAKAQGLQPGPLTLTLRGDFVQIGSAYEQHKVRSPDCFDILVPLRLPPRLELEPRCLGAEEPELRSAFTCALKAPPGPAWPRCYRPFSEGFCVELQGRRCLSSALVLRWFQGHLQRCLGAVRYRLQERCRIDLAACPGRQLTLHILPRSDYVCCHISMAVRLIPAIPLGDSLYLIALPPGAWRPPPGAWRAPPDAAYPLQALWGLNVSKQEQRLLSWLKEQTPANSCHLKCLQLLKGLRDLRGRGLEPPFGAQWSRVLSSYILKTALFSLLLRGPGHAWEEQFLAERLEDLVLYLRGCLQRRVLLHFFLGNANVPEAVVLPKLLKEAAPVNLLAAFDPATLDWAAFQLLNTWLQAPQIIRMYSSPRYLRKSPTLYG is encoded by the coding sequence ATGACCGTCTACACCCTCAACTTGCGCGTCTTCTGGCCGCTGGTGACTTGCCTGTGCACGGCCCTCGTGTGCCTCTACCAGACCGTGCGAAGCAGGGCAGCCGCCCCGGACTCGGACGACGCCCCGGACTCGGGCTCCCTCCCGCTGCTCAAGGGCTCCgcgctactgctgctgctgggcttcctgctgcttcGCTACTGTTCCCCCCGCAGCGGCGCCGGCTGGGGCCGCCGGCGGCCCTGCAGCACCCGCGGGCCGGAGGCGCCGCCCCGCAGCGCTGCCCGCCGTAGCCTGCTGGAGACTTTCTACGAGCAGCAGCTGCGCCTCTCCCCGCACGTGCTGGGCCACAGCAAAGCGCACGTGAGCCGCATCGTGGGCGAGCTGGTGCGGGTGGCCAAGGCGCAGGGGCTGCAGCCGGGGCCCCTGACCCTTACCCTGCGCGGGGATTTCGTGCAGATCGGCAGCGCCTACGAGCAGCACAAGGTCCGCAGCCCGGACTGCTTCGACATCCTGGTGCCGCTGCGGCTGCCGCCGCGCCTGGAGCTCGAGCCCCGCTGCCTGGGCGCCGAGGAGCCGGAGCTGCGCAGCGCCTTCACCTGCGCCCTGAAAGCCCCGCCCGGGCCCGCTTGGCCCAGGTGCTACCGGCCCTTCAGCGAGGGCTTCTGcgtggagctgcagggcaggcgcTGCCTGTCCTCGGCCCTGGTGCTGCGCTGGTTCCAGGGCCACTTGCAGCGCTGCCTGGGCGCCGTGCGCTACCGGCTGCAGGAGCGCTGCCGCATCGACCTGGCCGCCTGCCCGGGCCGCCAGCTCACCCTGCACATCCTGCCCCGCTCGGACTACGTCTGCTGCCACATCTCCATGGCCGTGCGCCTCATCCCCGCCATCCCCCTGGGGGACTCGCTCTATCTCATCGCCCTCCCGCCCGGCGCCTGGCGACCGCCGCCCGGCGCCTGGCGAGCGCCACCCGACgccgcctaccccctgcaggccctcTGGGGCCTCAACgtctccaagcaggagcagcggcTGCTGAGCTGGCTCAAGGAGCAGACCCCGGCCAACTCCTGCCACCtcaagtgcctgcagctgctcaaGGGGCTGCGGGACCTGCGCGGCCGGGGCTTGGAGCCGCCCTTCGGCGCCCAGTGGAGCCGTGTCCTCTCCTCCTACATCCTGAAGACGGCGctcttctccctgctgctgcGCGGGCCGGGCCACGCCTGGGAGGAGCAGTTCCTGGCGGAGCGGCTGGAGGACCTGGTGCTGTACCTCCGGGGCTGCCTGCAGAGGCGGGTGCTGCTGCATTTCTTCCTGGGCAACGCCAACGTGCCCGAGGCCGTGGTGCTGCCGAAGCTGCTGAAGGAAGCGGCCCCCGTCAACCTGCTGGCTGCCTTTGACCCCGCGACTCTAGACTGGGCCGCCTTCCAGCTGCTGAACACCTGGCTCCAGGCGCCGCAGATCATCCGCATGTACAGTAGCCCCCGGTACTTGAGGAAGAGCCCCACCTTGT
- the ITPRIPL2 gene encoding inositol 1,4,5-trisphosphate receptor-interacting protein-like 2 isoform X2, whose translation MTVYTLNLRVFWPLVTCLCTALVCLYQTVRSRAAAPDSDDAPDSGSLPLLKGSALLLLLGFLLLRYCSPRSGAGWGRRRPCSTRGPEAPPRSAARRSLLETFYEQQLRLSPHVLGHSKAHVSRIVGELVRVAKAQGLQPGPLTLTLRGDFVQIGSAYEQHKVRSPDCFDILVPLRLPPRLELEPRCLGAEEPELRSAFTCALKAPPGPAWPRCYRPFSEGFCVELQGRRCLSSALVLRWFQGHLQRCLGAVRYRLQERCRIDLAACPGRQLTLHILPRSDYVCCHISMAVRLIPAIPLGDSLYLIALPPGAWRPPPGAWRAPPDAAYPLQALWGLNVSKQEQRLLSWLKEQTPANSCHLKCLQLLKGLRDLRGRGLEPPFGAQWSRVLSSYILKTALFSLLLRGPGHAWEEQFLAERLEDLVLYLRGCLQRRVLLHFFLGNANVPEAVVLPKLLKEAAPVNLLAAFDPATLDWAAFQLLNTWLQAPQIIRMYSSPRYLRKSPTLYPWSSIIAYPCSICLRT comes from the coding sequence ATGACCGTCTACACCCTCAACTTGCGCGTCTTCTGGCCGCTGGTGACTTGCCTGTGCACGGCCCTCGTGTGCCTCTACCAGACCGTGCGAAGCAGGGCAGCCGCCCCGGACTCGGACGACGCCCCGGACTCGGGCTCCCTCCCGCTGCTCAAGGGCTCCgcgctactgctgctgctgggcttcctgctgcttcGCTACTGTTCCCCCCGCAGCGGCGCCGGCTGGGGCCGCCGGCGGCCCTGCAGCACCCGCGGGCCGGAGGCGCCGCCCCGCAGCGCTGCCCGCCGTAGCCTGCTGGAGACTTTCTACGAGCAGCAGCTGCGCCTCTCCCCGCACGTGCTGGGCCACAGCAAAGCGCACGTGAGCCGCATCGTGGGCGAGCTGGTGCGGGTGGCCAAGGCGCAGGGGCTGCAGCCGGGGCCCCTGACCCTTACCCTGCGCGGGGATTTCGTGCAGATCGGCAGCGCCTACGAGCAGCACAAGGTCCGCAGCCCGGACTGCTTCGACATCCTGGTGCCGCTGCGGCTGCCGCCGCGCCTGGAGCTCGAGCCCCGCTGCCTGGGCGCCGAGGAGCCGGAGCTGCGCAGCGCCTTCACCTGCGCCCTGAAAGCCCCGCCCGGGCCCGCTTGGCCCAGGTGCTACCGGCCCTTCAGCGAGGGCTTCTGcgtggagctgcagggcaggcgcTGCCTGTCCTCGGCCCTGGTGCTGCGCTGGTTCCAGGGCCACTTGCAGCGCTGCCTGGGCGCCGTGCGCTACCGGCTGCAGGAGCGCTGCCGCATCGACCTGGCCGCCTGCCCGGGCCGCCAGCTCACCCTGCACATCCTGCCCCGCTCGGACTACGTCTGCTGCCACATCTCCATGGCCGTGCGCCTCATCCCCGCCATCCCCCTGGGGGACTCGCTCTATCTCATCGCCCTCCCGCCCGGCGCCTGGCGACCGCCGCCCGGCGCCTGGCGAGCGCCACCCGACgccgcctaccccctgcaggccctcTGGGGCCTCAACgtctccaagcaggagcagcggcTGCTGAGCTGGCTCAAGGAGCAGACCCCGGCCAACTCCTGCCACCtcaagtgcctgcagctgctcaaGGGGCTGCGGGACCTGCGCGGCCGGGGCTTGGAGCCGCCCTTCGGCGCCCAGTGGAGCCGTGTCCTCTCCTCCTACATCCTGAAGACGGCGctcttctccctgctgctgcGCGGGCCGGGCCACGCCTGGGAGGAGCAGTTCCTGGCGGAGCGGCTGGAGGACCTGGTGCTGTACCTCCGGGGCTGCCTGCAGAGGCGGGTGCTGCTGCATTTCTTCCTGGGCAACGCCAACGTGCCCGAGGCCGTGGTGCTGCCGAAGCTGCTGAAGGAAGCGGCCCCCGTCAACCTGCTGGCTGCCTTTGACCCCGCGACTCTAGACTGGGCCGCCTTCCAGCTGCTGAACACCTGGCTCCAGGCGCCGCAGATCATCCGCATGTACAGTAGCCCCCGGTACTTGAGGAAGAGCCCCACCTTGT